A stretch of the Thermoplasmatales archaeon genome encodes the following:
- the rpsK gene encoding 30S ribosomal protein S11 gives EPSPYAAMVAAQRVAEELKEKGVDSLHIKVRGIGRGRSKSPGPGAQAAIRALARAGFKIGRIEDVTPLPHDGCREKGGRRGRRV, from the coding sequence GAGCCATCACCATACGCAGCAATGGTCGCAGCCCAGAGAGTAGCTGAGGAGCTAAAAGAAAAAGGAGTGGATTCATTGCATATAAAGGTAAGGGGAATAGGAAGGGGAAGGAGTAAAAGCCCCGGGCCAGGGGCGCAGGCAGCCATCAGGGCGCTGGCGAGAGCTGGCTTCAAAATAGGGAGAATAGAAGATGTTACACCTTTGCCTCATGATGGATGCAGGGAAAAAGGAGGGAGGCGCGGGCGAAGAGTATGA